In the genome of Schistocerca piceifrons isolate TAMUIC-IGC-003096 chromosome X, iqSchPice1.1, whole genome shotgun sequence, one region contains:
- the LOC124722192 gene encoding skin secretory protein xP2-like, whose translation MEEEPKRDDRSGETQGMADDGPGERSEPLAGEAAPAPQPSRLPSPAAPPAVGEAGLPAPAAARRVAASAGRSQHAAPLPTTGNVAVESNLPETAKEDTTELVALLRSLNQLMTQLPVLVGAVTAALQAIAGRGQP comes from the exons ATGGAGGAGGAACCGAAACGAGATGATCGCTCCGGCGAGACGCAGGGTATGGCAGATGACGGTCCAGGGGAG AGATCAGAGCCGCTCGCAGGGGAGGCCGCACCGGCACCGCAGCCGTCGCGGCTGCCCTCGCCCGCGGCACCGCCTGCAGTTGGGGAGGCAGGCTTGCCGGCGCCCGCGGCTGCGAGGCGGGTTGCCGCCAGCGCAGGGCGTTCCCAGCACGCCGCTCCGCTGCCGACTACGGGAAACGTCGCGGTGGAGTCAAACCTTCCCGAAACAGCGAAGGAAGACACCACCGAGCTGGTCGCGCTTCTGCGGTCGCTCAACCAGCTGATGACTCAGCTGCCGGTGCTCGTGGGAGCAGTGACGGCGGCCCTCCAGGCCATCGCCGGGAGAGGCCAGCCTTAA